The genomic window ACCTGAAAACTTCTCTATCCTCTGTTTTATCAGTTTGCTTTCAGTATTGGGTTGAATTTCTGATTGGTCAGGATATATCTGCTTGGTTGCCACAGGAACCCTGCTAGTTGAGCTAAGTGATGTTGCAGTTTCACACTGGGATGTTTCACATGAGACTTTGGGGGATGACCTGCCTGTATCAGTTTGTTTCTGTGATGCCTCTCCTGCCTGTTTGTTGTTAGTTTTTACAGAATGGCACTTAATTACAATAGGACTGGGTAATAGGTGCTTAACTATTTCTTTTTTGGCCTTATCATCAAGTTTATCTGCTGCTGCTGAAGGTGCGGTAGAGCATTTACTTTCAACATTATCGAGAGACACAAAACGATATGAACTTTTTACTAATTTCCGCACATCTCTGACCTGATATATGGGTGTCTGAAACTTACATTTGGTGTCTCGTATGTCTCTTACTGCAAAGTTTGGGGTCTTATCTGATGCAGACAAAATGTGGCATTTGGCATCACCTGCTGCTCTAAGTGTGTTAACGGTGTTGTAACTTATTTTAGGGGTTAAAAGGCTGGCAATATTCAGTGTACACCCTTTATTTTCTTTCACACTTCTCAGACATATTTTGATCTCGGGTGTTTTCCCTCCCTTCTCATTTACTTCTTTTCCTGCTacatttccattattgcacattttgAACTCTTTTTCACATTTCTGTGGGCTAGCAGGAATGCCTGTGGCAGGTGTATGATTTGACAAGTCTTTTGTAAAATCCTTCTCTTTTGCAAGGAGCTGGCAACTTGGAACAAAAAGCAGCTTTGTCAGCATACTGCTGGTGTCTAATTGTTCGTTTTCTTTGGCTCCTTTCGAAGCGTGAGGGTCACTTACAGCTGTGGAGAGTTCAGCCTCCTTTAAATGCTCTGGCACTTCATCTTTCCCTGAATTAAAGCCACTAGTTTGACTGTTGCTGACAGGCACTTTTAGAGGTTCTTTAGCCTCCAGTTGTCCTTGTTCTGGTGAATCATCttgtgtgtttttgcttttttgctcCTCAGCAGGCTCACAAGACCCAGACCTGCTGCCCTCCACATGTTGGTCATCTGCAGAATTAACAGTGAATCCAGATCCTGATTCTGAGGTTTGCCTTTGCACGCCTCTGCCCAGATTCTTTCCTCTCATCACATCATGATCTTTGAATTGAAAACACGGGGAGAGAGCGGGGTAAGTGTCACGAATTTCACCCCTCTCCATTTTGCGTTCTTGCTCGAACTGCATCTTTTTGGAAATGACATTTTTCAGTAGACTCGAAGCAAAAACTGCTCTTTTATGCGTGTCCCCCATGCCGTCTGTTTGATGATATTGCATTTCACACCCTGACCTAGCCAACACAGTCCCAGTAACTGCCTTGGATCGGGCACTAGAACACTTTGGACGCCTCGCACCTTCAGACACCCCTGTTTCAACGTTACAGCGAAAATTGAGCGTGACTCCGCGCTGCTTTGACTCAACAGGACCTTTCAGTTCGACATTTTTACTACTGGAAGATGACTGTAAAGAGGGTGTCCTCTTATTCTGTGTGTAAATTTTGTTTTGAGGACCTTTCGTGTTGGTAACTGACTTACCATGCCTCTTACTCTCCACCGTGTTATTCATTTCCAAAGTCGCGCTGGTTGTTTTGTGCGCAATGACGCTGCGTTCTTTACCCCGTGCTATATTTCCATAATTCCAGTCCACATAAGCCGACCATTTATTAAGCCCATATTCCGAAATAGAGGACTCACTAGAGGTGCTGAGATTAATGGCATCAAAGTATGGACATGCCAGGCTGCGGAAAGATTTGGCGGTTAAATTACGCACCTCTTTATCAGCGTCGTCCAGCTCACTGATGGAGCTGGAGGCTCCGCTGGAATACTCATTAATATCTTTCCGTCTTAGTTTGGTTGCAAGGTGCTGACGTCCCGGAGCAGGGATGAAATACTGTGCTCTATCGCACAAGGGCCCCGCTCTGGCGCCAGAGCTCACAAAGGAGAAGTGGCTCCTGTCTGCGGTGCGTTTTGTGTAGCCACAGGTGCTGCTGTCAAAGACACCGAGCGGCTCGTTCACCGCCCTGGAGGAGGTTTTTATTGATAAACGGATTTTCCCCGCATTTGGGTCCCCGCTGTGGTTTTTGCACAAACTTTCATCTGAGCTGGCGCATTTGTCCGAGTCACAAAGATCACTCTCGTCCTGCTCGGTGCTGACAACTGCTCCACCAAGATTAGACTGCACTTTCGCCTGACTCTTGCCCTCCAGTATCAAAGTTCCCTCCTGCGTTTCATCACTCTCAAACGAGGCATAATCCACAAAGGAATAAACCAAATTGTCGTCTTCGAATTCCCAGCAGGTCCCGCGGCCTAGATCGTAATCTACGTCGTGGTCCAGTTCGGTCAGTTGGATTTCGTGCGTGGTGATATAGTGAGACTCGTCCTCCACGGTGTCGGAGCCGCAGTGGTCGGACAGCACCGCGCTGGCACCGTCATCAGACTCCGTTTTGCTGTTCAGATACATGTCCGTGTACTGCAGCTCATCGTTCTCACTGAACACATGTTCGCTGCAGTCACTGGGGTCGAGCTCGTTCTGGCGTTGTTTCTCATTTTCCGAGTCCTGATCGGTGCTGGGAAGTTTGGTCAGAGTTTCCAAGGGCGGCTCACCCGAAACAGGCCCTTCGCCGGTGGCCCGCTCGTCCTCTGACCGCTCTTCCAAGTCCTCTGAAATGATTTTGTCCTCCTTGTCATGCTCCCCCTGCTTCGAACTGTCACATTTAATAACGGACAGCTGGTTTCCTTCGCCGGTGAAAGACACTTTCACTGTTTTTGCGCCGTCCGGTTTCATGTCCAGATCCACATAGTTGGATTCGTCGCTTTTGGTTTCGGTGAGACCCTTACCCTTCTCCTCCGGGAGCAGCTTCTTGTGAAGTCCGGTGTCATCTCGGTAAGTGAGAGTTTCCTCCGCTGCTTCCATTTAGTCCGATCAGGTGGTCCTCGTTTACGATGTTATCCTGACACAGGACGGAAAACTCTGCAGGCAGGACGCGACGGGAGGACGGAGAgcgaggagggagagggagagcgtgggtgagtgagagagagagagagagagacagagagagagagtgagagtgacagggagggagggggagacaTGGGGGAGTCCCGAGGAAAATCCCTTGATGATATCTGATGTGAATCTTATTATTATCTTGGAGGTGTTGTATTGCTCTGCGCAAAAACAATCAGGCTTTTAGTCTTTGCGCATGACGCACATGGCCTTAAACCTCCAGACTTCAGCACCTTCTTCAGAGAACAGCTCCTCTCCTATAAAAGAACATTTACACTCAGATTACACTGAAAGCAGCTCTGAGGGGCCCACAGGTCAAGGACAGTCCAGGGGCCAAAGTTTAAACAATATGCAGTCATTTCAATACTTTACCTTTTGGACAGGATTCCAAACGCAGCATAAACTTGATAGAAAACACTTGGATAAAGTGACTGGCTCTTACCCTAACCTTCAGATTCAAAACTTTAATGTAGGCCTATAACATACATACAGTGTTCTTCTGAAACACAGACTTTACcccaacataaaaaaataaaaactctggCCAAAATAGAGTTTCAAGTCTTTAAATACTACATAGtgtaaactgaaaaacacaaaaaacccacTGTCACTTTACTTTagatcagagctaacctaatgcctgcttttaacaaaaaaatgggtgaatgggatcctgactaaaccgaagctgcggacatacattcaactaaaaaacacatataaaagaGAGCTGTATGTCAGCGCAAACTTGActaggaaccaaaggtccctgaTTGCTCAGGTGcatacaggaatccttcccttggctttAGAAACTGGGATATTttcccaaaccccagaagaaaacagactttgtagactgtgtgatttgggggaagtgaaaaatgaatcacattttcttttgtattgtcctctatatgatgaactgagagcctctttgtttgatgacatgtttatctgaaatcctaatatgttctggagcactgatgatgacaagatgaaatggttgtttagttcaaatgtatttaaattagtattatttttttggaaagcctggaaaaagcagcagatatgtaagggctgggcatgtctgtatgcaagacacagtaacaaaaacattcattcattcattcattcattcattccatcacAAATGCCcctaaagttggaatcattttgttttcagaaacattcctttaaaaaagaaaaaaaaaaatctatttatacacatcactgATCACCAACCAACTGTTACATACTGGGTGTTACATCTTATCTATTACAATcacttcatgagaagaggtaaaaatattttatttaaactttacgTGCAACAGTGTAGAATAAATAacaatttgttcattcattcattttctgatctgCTTAGTCGTCATCAGGATTGCCAGGAATAAATAACCAGAAATTGTCTAATTGTTATgaggtaaaaaacacaaaacaccaacTGAACTAATCAATAGcaaaatttatcagtaaatttGTTATTAAAATAGCAAACTAAAGGTAGAAAAATGCACTTTGTAGTTAAATGTACTTACTTGATtatacaataaaataatttttttatgtaaaatgctataaattgtacttttttgtcTCAGCTTTTTTGTTACAAACCCCCTAAAACAAGAAGGCTATTTCAGTCACCATAGTGtgaaaaaaagcttgaatttattcattctttcattttctttgtctAGTAAGTGAAATGTGTGTTAATCTAGATGGTTCTGCCACTGGATTTGCTCTCAGCAGTAGCCTATTACACACAGCAATTATGATATTGGCACTACTCGAGATATGAGAATACTATAAGTGCTGCGCTCTCTGGTTGAAACAGCTGCCCGCTCATGACAGAGAAAAATGCTCCCCACCAACTGGTGCCAGACAGTGAAAGGATGCTGTATCAGTTTGTCTGCAGATGCATCACAGATTGGTGTCAGTTTAATCTGTCATGAACCCCTTCGTCCTCACAGTCCTGGACCAAGTAGGACCTCCTGAAACAATGGGTAGAAGTAAACGTATACTTGACGTTTGGTTTTCAGGGACAATATTGAAGCAAGCGTCCTGTATTATGCTGACCCATTTATTAGAGTTGTGTGTAGCTGTGTGTAGGTGTTGAAGACACATGTGTTGTTTCTGGACAGGGCCCCAGATTCATGGAGGAATGCAGCTGGGAGGGGTTGGGCCAACAGTTGCTGCATGTGGAGGGCACACTGACAGCAATATCAAGGACAGAGGCCACACTATAAACCCTTTGTCACCCTCAAATCCAACTTTTACCCTCAGTGTCACTAGAAATGAAGTGTTTATCTAGAAGGTGAGGTATGGAAGCCCTGAGGTGAATACAGCAACATTTCAGAGATTttagaaaatatttacaaatcagataatacaaaaaacaaaagtaaaaacattAGAGTGGCAGTACTTTTGTTATGTAATATACGATTTATAGACAGTATATAAATGTTAAATTAAGGGCTTAAAGAAGTGGTCAAAACCTTTTCAGTTCATGACGCTAAATAGATATTTGACATCTCCCAGGGACCCAAACTTTGAAAAGTATGTAATGAACTGGCATAAAATGCACATTGTAATAACTCTGTAATCAAAACAATGTTGAACAAATGTAATTTGCTGCAATTTAGAAATAAAATAATGCTGCTCTTCTATTTTAATCTGGAAAATTAATTAATATATAATTgcattattatacattttaattgttttggCAATTCATGACCCAATAAAACTTGGTCCTTCCCCTATTTTGGATCCTGACTCTAAGTTTGGGAAAATCTGGAACAGCACAGAACCATGATGTGTAACAGATACCATACATATAAGAAGGGCTGAGTGTAAACAGACTGGGAACGACAAAATAAACACAGTTGacattatatataaaatattaataatagtcAACTATAATGACCTCACTCACTGGTACCTCATTTAATGAGTGTAATGTTTATTTATGTTAAATAGCAAatctaaaaagtaaaagtacctaATAAGATTAAAATGTTTCCTCAGGTGTTGATTCTTTTTCAGTCAGTTGCTGATTTCGggatttgttgtatttttgtccTATGTTTCTGATCAGTTTTGCATTTCTGATTCTGTGTTGTAAATCAGCTGTGAgttagtatatacagtatatgcaccCAATGGAACCAttacataaatatcaataatcaaTATGTAAAAGCATACTATAATGAACAGTTTCAGTTACCCCCATTATGTGGATGTTACACATATGAATATACGCTGTGGCCCACAAAgttgtaatttattattattattattattattattattattattattattattattattattattattattattattttcagacacattcctatttttatttttatttctacacatcagtatttACATTTGATCAGgtttaatgattacatactgagtcctggttatactttatctatcaagaataaatcacattggcaccaatcatttcatgagaagaagtaaaaatatttgATTCCCACTTTATGTGTGACAGTGTATTATAGTTAACATTGTTTGGACACCAGTGCATATGAGGCCTTTTCTGAGACATATAAAAAAAAGGCTTAATTTTCTCAAGCATGAAAACACAGGTTGAACTGACCTCCACAAAGATGATAAATTTAGGTGTCTATTTAAAATGGGAACTGCACTCACGCAAGCATGTTGAGATCAGTTTCTTACAGAGGCTACATTAAAACAGCAGGTGTTAAATCATGAGCACCATTAATCAACGCCATGAAAAGTCCCATGTGAAGACCTTTTCAACCCTTGCTCACACCCTCACACATCAACTGTTGATGCAGAATAGGGTCACCACCGAGCATTGATACACAATATGtacctgctctaaaaataaatgtttcaccGTGACAGAGCTCTTGAAGAGTAACACAGCAAATCTTCCAGCGTTAACAAGTGTTGATTTTACAGTGACAGATTTTTTGAGTTGACAAGTGCTGGTCCGACAGTTGTTTGTCCACTCGCGGGGCTGACGTGAGTCCACATGGGCCACTTCAGGGTTTGATTAACCCTGATACAGGAGCTTTGTACAGTACAAACACACCGGCACAGGCGTGACTTTTACACCCAGAAAAAAATTTATATGTGGAATGTTAATAGTTTTATGATAAATCTACATAAAATGGCCTGTCCACTATTAAAT from Sphaeramia orbicularis chromosome 1, fSphaOr1.1, whole genome shotgun sequence includes these protein-coding regions:
- the LOC115422673 gene encoding uncharacterized protein C4orf54-like translates to MEAAEETLTYRDDTGLHKKLLPEEKGKGLTETKSDESNYVDLDMKPDGAKTVKVSFTGEGNQLSVIKCDSSKQGEHDKEDKIISEDLEERSEDERATGEGPVSGEPPLETLTKLPSTDQDSENEKQRQNELDPSDCSEHVFSENDELQYTDMYLNSKTESDDGASAVLSDHCGSDTVEDESHYITTHEIQLTELDHDVDYDLGRGTCWEFEDDNLVYSFVDYASFESDETQEGTLILEGKSQAKVQSNLGGAVVSTEQDESDLCDSDKCASSDESLCKNHSGDPNAGKIRLSIKTSSRAVNEPLGVFDSSTCGYTKRTADRSHFSFVSSGARAGPLCDRAQYFIPAPGRQHLATKLRRKDINEYSSGASSSISELDDADKEVRNLTAKSFRSLACPYFDAINLSTSSESSISEYGLNKWSAYVDWNYGNIARGKERSVIAHKTTSATLEMNNTVESKRHGKSVTNTKGPQNKIYTQNKRTPSLQSSSSSKNVELKGPVESKQRGVTLNFRCNVETGVSEGARRPKCSSARSKAVTGTVLARSGCEMQYHQTDGMGDTHKRAVFASSLLKNVISKKMQFEQERKMERGEIRDTYPALSPCFQFKDHDVMRGKNLGRGVQRQTSESGSGFTVNSADDQHVEGSRSGSCEPAEEQKSKNTQDDSPEQGQLEAKEPLKVPVSNSQTSGFNSGKDEVPEHLKEAELSTAVSDPHASKGAKENEQLDTSSMLTKLLFVPSCQLLAKEKDFTKDLSNHTPATGIPASPQKCEKEFKMCNNGNVAGKEVNEKGGKTPEIKICLRSVKENKGCTLNIASLLTPKISYNTVNTLRAAGDAKCHILSASDKTPNFAVRDIRDTKCKFQTPIYQVRDVRKLVKSSYRFVSLDNVESKCSTAPSAAADKLDDKAKKEIVKHLLPSPIVIKCHSVKTNNKQAGEASQKQTDTGRSSPKVSCETSQCETATSLSSTSRVPVATKQIYPDQSEIQPNTESKLIKQRIEKFSGESAERRNEPVIPKQAALEKLKAAVKTMEQLYVFDRNEWKRKNQAPQPITGSHVLSLIASEEQGVEELEAAAGSIRVTDIDRVPQSTVNAPSLSSETHKLQEVKGSMNIIHVPYNNDTFKTQSQQNKTFSNKSVLHFGNGNKAHISISSVSNSIPQSSVLQTSSTMKSSKTPVAPLSVKIEPPKHGQVEQGKVKITQTNPTVTQACSDSENYLTIPGLGYTHEIKLLNREPGTKEVNLSISPAHVGDTKRPEQSDQKRSPLIMEYPASTIYHHPAVAGLQQQHVLCFSPSVPTVSPTPSGGETIPQTQRKMLLDPTTGHYYLVDTPIHATTKRLFDPETGQYVDVPMSHSPVAPVTPVTPVTPVTPVTPVTPVPLSLSPLACAPTYMIYPGFIPSPTLPAHPMLPPSPCHSEEAGGEKVKNARLSGQETNSTATERAYYSATGEAPQGPLQLPVSLGHVTARGSAVSSERKPVISITTQQGPRIIAPPSFDGTTMSFVVEHR